A stretch of the Nissabacter sp. SGAir0207 genome encodes the following:
- the mdcE gene encoding biotin-independent malonate decarboxylase subunit gamma translates to MSDSISRGARWLAQLTANAPRMAGLCPSVQVADAEIGGEIARFIAVVPDADNRYPRAAHGEVGLLEGWTLAKVLHQTLAEDADKAVKRPIIAVIDVPSQAYGRREEAFGIHQALAGAAGAYAQARLAGHPVIGLIVGKAMSGAFLAHGYQANRLIAFNDPGVTVHAMGKASAARITLRTVEALEKLAATIPPMAYDVSNYATLGLLSTLLDIEHPDAPEAQDLAQVTGTLQLAIREARQQPNLSVRLGAENRRSSAEVRERMRADW, encoded by the coding sequence ATGAGTGATTCAATCAGCCGTGGCGCGCGCTGGCTGGCGCAACTGACGGCCAACGCGCCCCGCATGGCGGGGCTGTGCCCCTCCGTACAGGTGGCCGATGCCGAGATTGGCGGCGAGATTGCCCGCTTTATCGCGGTGGTGCCGGACGCGGATAACCGCTATCCGCGCGCCGCGCATGGCGAAGTCGGGTTGCTGGAGGGCTGGACGCTGGCGAAAGTGCTGCACCAGACCCTCGCAGAGGACGCTGATAAGGCGGTGAAGCGCCCCATCATCGCGGTGATTGATGTGCCGAGTCAGGCCTATGGTCGGCGCGAGGAGGCGTTTGGCATCCATCAGGCGCTGGCGGGCGCGGCCGGGGCCTATGCACAGGCGCGGCTGGCCGGGCATCCGGTGATTGGGCTGATCGTGGGCAAGGCGATGTCCGGTGCGTTTCTGGCGCATGGCTATCAGGCCAACCGGCTGATCGCCTTCAACGATCCGGGCGTCACCGTCCATGCGATGGGCAAGGCGTCGGCGGCGCGCATCACGCTGCGCACGGTGGAGGCGCTGGAGAAACTGGCCGCCACCATCCCGCCGATGGCTTATGACGTGAGCAACTACGCCACCCTCGGTTTGCTCTCCACGCTGCTCGATATTGAACACCCCGACGCCCCGGAGGCACAGGATCTGGCGCAGGTTACGGGCACGCTGCAACTGGCGATCCGTGAGGCGCGCCAGCAGCCAAACCTCAGCGTGCGGCTGGGCGCGGAGAACCGGCGCAGTTCCGCCGAGGTGCGTGAGCGAATGCGCGCCGACTGGTAA
- a CDS encoding AEC family transporter → MAYTILHALAPIFIIMLLGFWAGKAKLIDNSKVSLLNIYVMDFALPAALFSATVKTPWQGIMAQWPLILGLTLSMWVTYAGIYFLAVKLFKKAPQDAAVLTLTVALPNYAALGLPILGSILGEGPSTSLSVAVSIACGSVLMTPFCLLILEREKAQATAGERGSALALLPVLMWRSVKKPIVWGPLLGVLLSAFGVVMPDLLLAAIKPLGLSATAAALFLTGLILSARRLQINQVVITSTLTKLLIQPAIAWGIVLLLGLHGALAVTTILMIALSAGFFGVVFGNRYGVQSPDAEAVLLLSSLFCTLSLPLFIAMTPGS, encoded by the coding sequence ATGGCTTATACAATTCTCCATGCGTTAGCACCCATCTTTATCATCATGCTGCTGGGTTTCTGGGCCGGCAAAGCGAAGTTGATCGATAACTCGAAAGTCTCCCTGCTGAATATCTATGTGATGGATTTTGCCCTGCCTGCCGCGCTGTTCAGCGCCACGGTCAAAACGCCCTGGCAGGGCATCATGGCGCAGTGGCCGCTGATTTTGGGGCTGACGCTCTCCATGTGGGTCACCTATGCCGGGATCTACTTCCTGGCGGTCAAACTCTTCAAAAAAGCGCCGCAGGATGCGGCCGTGCTGACGCTGACCGTGGCACTGCCCAACTATGCGGCGCTCGGGCTGCCGATCCTCGGCAGCATTTTGGGGGAGGGGCCATCCACCTCGCTGTCGGTGGCGGTCTCCATCGCCTGCGGCTCGGTGCTGATGACACCCTTCTGCCTGCTGATTCTGGAACGTGAGAAGGCGCAGGCCACGGCAGGCGAGCGGGGCAGTGCGCTGGCGCTGCTGCCGGTGCTGATGTGGCGCTCGGTGAAAAAGCCGATTGTCTGGGGGCCGCTGCTCGGCGTGCTGCTCTCCGCCTTTGGCGTGGTGATGCCCGACCTGCTGCTGGCGGCGATCAAGCCGCTCGGCCTCTCTGCCACCGCCGCCGCGCTGTTTCTCACTGGCCTGATCCTCTCTGCCCGGCGGTTGCAGATTAACCAGGTGGTGATCACCTCCACCCTCACCAAGCTGCTCATCCAGCCAGCGATTGCGTGGGGCATTGTGTTGCTGCTTGGCCTGCATGGCGCGCTGGCGGTCACCACTATCCTGATGATCGCGCTGTCAGCTGGCTTCTTTGGCGTGGTGTTCGGCAACCGTTACGGCGTGCAGTCACCGGATGCCGAAGCGGTGCTGCTGCTCAGTTCGCTGTTCTGCACGCTGTCGCTGCCGCTGTTTATCGCCATGACGCCGGGGTCATGA
- a CDS encoding malonate decarboxylase holo-ACP synthase yields MMKTPTPHDLLWLRSAESLTGITAAWVDTQWHPSLPVVVRRDSHEQRLIPVGVRGESRSQRAAGWVAQQEIVRCVTPEALSDSVTLSRSPFADLPPLQAARELAGQRWPWAWGITGSAGYALATGLPVLHAASDLDLLIRAPQPLPLDVLQAWQQALATLPCRVDTQIETPLGGFALDEWLRDRRALLKTHRGPRLVRDPWCQE; encoded by the coding sequence ATGATGAAGACGCCCACTCCCCATGACCTGCTCTGGCTACGCTCGGCAGAGTCGCTGACCGGCATCACCGCCGCGTGGGTGGACACCCAGTGGCACCCGTCGCTGCCGGTGGTGGTGCGGCGGGACAGCCACGAACAGCGGCTGATCCCGGTGGGGGTGCGCGGTGAGAGCCGCAGCCAGCGCGCCGCTGGCTGGGTCGCGCAGCAGGAGATTGTCCGCTGCGTCACACCTGAGGCGCTGAGTGATTCCGTAACCTTGTCACGCTCACCGTTTGCTGACCTGCCGCCGCTTCAGGCCGCGCGGGAACTGGCAGGCCAGCGCTGGCCGTGGGCGTGGGGCATCACCGGCAGTGCGGGCTATGCGCTGGCGACCGGCCTGCCGGTGCTGCACGCCGCCAGCGATCTGGATCTGCTGATCCGCGCCCCGCAGCCGCTGCCCCTTGACGTCTTGCAGGCGTGGCAACAGGCGCTGGCGACGCTGCCCTGTCGGGTGGACACCCAGATTGAGACGCCGCTCGGCGGGTTCGCGCTGGATGAGTGGCTGCGCGACCGGCGGGCGCTACTAAAAACCCACCGGGGGCCGCGGCTGGTGCGCGACCCTTGGTGTCAGGAGTAA
- the mdcH gene encoding malonate decarboxylase subunit epsilon: MKILFTFPGQGAQYPGMLAALPDAPTLASAREVLGDELATLDTPGALQHTRAVQLAVLIAGVAWGRALEARGVRPDLVSGLSIGAYPAAVIAGALAFEDALRLVALRGDVMEHAYPHGYGLTALSGLTLSQVETLVAQHDVYIANINADTQIVIAGSDQAMADAGRAALEAGATRAQRLAVSVPSHCALLDTPARQLAEAFRHVTLQRPRCGWLSGSTARVLWQPERIADDLAHNMARTVQWQEAMVAARERDARLAIEMPPGQVLTSLTRQSGWQGECVALEQIGLEGACQLAARLRRG; the protein is encoded by the coding sequence ATGAAAATTCTGTTTACCTTTCCCGGCCAGGGCGCGCAGTACCCCGGTATGCTGGCAGCACTGCCCGATGCGCCGACCCTCGCCAGCGCGCGCGAGGTGCTGGGGGATGAACTGGCGACCCTCGACACCCCCGGCGCGCTGCAACATACCCGCGCGGTACAGCTCGCGGTGCTGATTGCTGGTGTGGCGTGGGGGCGGGCGCTGGAGGCGCGCGGCGTCAGGCCAGATCTGGTCAGCGGGTTGTCGATTGGCGCCTATCCAGCGGCCGTGATCGCGGGCGCGCTGGCGTTTGAGGACGCCTTGCGGCTGGTGGCGCTGCGTGGCGATGTGATGGAGCACGCCTACCCGCACGGCTACGGGCTGACGGCCCTCTCGGGCCTGACGCTGAGTCAGGTAGAGACGCTGGTGGCCCAGCATGATGTCTACATCGCCAACATCAATGCCGACACCCAGATTGTGATTGCCGGTAGCGATCAGGCGATGGCCGACGCCGGGCGCGCCGCACTGGAGGCCGGGGCGACCCGCGCCCAGCGGCTGGCGGTCAGCGTGCCCTCCCACTGCGCGCTGCTGGATACGCCCGCGCGGCAACTGGCGGAGGCCTTCCGCCACGTCACGCTGCAACGGCCGCGCTGCGGCTGGCTCAGCGGTAGCACGGCGCGGGTGCTCTGGCAGCCGGAGCGCATCGCTGACGATCTGGCGCACAACATGGCGCGCACCGTGCAGTGGCAGGAGGCGATGGTGGCGGCGCGGGAGCGCGACGCCCGGCTGGCGATTGAGATGCCGCCCGGCCAGGTACTCACCTCGCTGACGCGGCAATCCGGCTGGCAGGGGGAGTGCGTGGCACTGGAACAGATTGGGCTGGAGGGTGCCTGCCAGTTGGCTGCCCGGCTGCGGCGCGGCTAG
- a CDS encoding LysR family transcriptional regulator: MHVNIDNEITFRKLSIFMAFMEKGNIARTAEVLGISSVSVHRALHTLEEGVQCPLFAHQGRNLVALPAAWTLLEHCREVMQRMARGLEETRRIAGIGQGRLRVGTLYSLTLDTMPRMIMGMKLRRPDLELDLTMGSNRLLLGMLEENLLDAILISVSEVALDRKAMEVIPLFQDDIYLAAPAVEALDTGREADLRHFSRRKFVSLAEGFATYAGFQEACHIAGFEPDIVTRVNDIFSMLSLVQAGVGLSLVPGRMKKLYENDLQLLKLAEPYQMRQQIGLVFARNRERDPNLLAIAAEGRMYALRMQKGA; the protein is encoded by the coding sequence ATGCACGTCAACATTGATAACGAGATTACCTTTCGTAAGCTGTCGATTTTTATGGCATTTATGGAGAAGGGCAATATCGCCCGGACGGCGGAGGTGCTGGGGATCAGCAGTGTCAGCGTCCACCGTGCCCTGCACACGCTGGAAGAGGGCGTGCAGTGCCCGCTGTTTGCGCATCAGGGGCGCAATCTGGTGGCACTGCCTGCGGCCTGGACGCTGTTGGAGCACTGCCGGGAGGTGATGCAGCGGATGGCGCGCGGGCTGGAGGAGACGCGGCGCATCGCCGGGATTGGGCAGGGTCGGCTGCGGGTCGGCACCCTCTACTCGCTGACGCTGGACACCATGCCGCGCATGATCATGGGCATGAAGCTGCGCCGCCCCGATCTGGAGCTGGATTTGACCATGGGGTCAAACCGGCTGCTACTGGGGATGCTGGAGGAGAACCTGCTGGACGCCATCCTGATCTCTGTCTCGGAGGTGGCGCTTGACCGCAAGGCGATGGAGGTGATTCCGCTGTTCCAGGATGACATCTATCTGGCCGCGCCAGCGGTGGAGGCGCTGGACACCGGGCGCGAGGCGGATCTGCGCCACTTCAGCCGACGCAAGTTTGTGTCGCTGGCGGAGGGCTTCGCCACCTATGCCGGTTTTCAGGAGGCATGCCACATCGCGGGCTTCGAGCCGGACATCGTGACGCGGGTGAATGACATCTTCTCGATGCTGAGTCTGGTGCAGGCCGGGGTGGGGCTGTCGCTGGTGCCGGGGCGGATGAAGAAGCTGTATGAAAATGACCTGCAACTGCTGAAACTCGCCGAGCCATACCAGATGCGCCAGCAAATTGGGCTGGTGTTCGCGCGCAACCGCGAGCGTGATCCCAACCTGCTGGCGATTGCCGCCGAGGGGCGGATGTACGCCCTACGGATGCAGAAGGGTGCCTAG
- a CDS encoding tripartite tricarboxylate transporter substrate binding protein, whose amino-acid sequence MKTSRTPVAVLLAGITSLSFSAPTLAAWPEKPIEMLVAFAPGGGTDIAARTIAHYLELHLGDGARIAVINKPGAGGEIGWTALARAKPDGYTIGMINPPAINALAVEGKAKYQMSNFQPIANVVYDPAVLVVNRDSPYQTLQQLLDAAKQSPGKIVIGTSGAAGSSEHIAILNLNRKTGTEFKAAFFGSTAPVRQAILGNHVPAATMNLSESLEPVRQGQLRVLGVMADQRSSWLPEAPTFHEQKIDLVAGASRGLAAPAGTPPEVISKLEKALAEVVNDPEYQQAAKKAEMPLNYLDASQYQTLINGINDDLATTWKVTPWR is encoded by the coding sequence ATGAAAACATCGCGCACACCTGTGGCCGTTTTGCTTGCCGGGATCACCTCGCTCTCCTTTAGCGCCCCGACGCTGGCCGCCTGGCCGGAAAAACCCATCGAGATGCTGGTGGCCTTCGCGCCCGGCGGCGGCACGGACATCGCTGCCCGCACCATTGCCCACTATCTCGAGCTGCACCTGGGCGACGGCGCGCGTATCGCGGTGATCAACAAGCCCGGCGCGGGTGGCGAGATTGGCTGGACGGCACTGGCGCGCGCCAAACCGGATGGCTACACCATCGGCATGATCAACCCACCGGCCATCAACGCGCTGGCGGTTGAGGGCAAGGCCAAATACCAGATGAGCAACTTCCAGCCGATCGCCAACGTGGTCTATGACCCGGCCGTGCTGGTGGTCAACCGCGACAGCCCCTACCAGACGCTGCAACAGCTGCTGGATGCCGCCAAGCAGTCGCCCGGCAAGATCGTGATTGGCACCTCGGGCGCGGCTGGCTCCTCCGAGCACATCGCCATCCTGAACCTCAACCGCAAGACCGGCACCGAATTCAAGGCCGCCTTCTTCGGCAGTACCGCGCCAGTGCGTCAGGCCATCCTCGGCAACCATGTGCCGGCGGCGACCATGAACCTGAGTGAATCTTTAGAGCCGGTGCGTCAGGGCCAGCTGCGTGTGCTGGGCGTGATGGCGGATCAGCGCTCCAGCTGGCTGCCGGAAGCACCGACCTTCCATGAGCAGAAAATTGATCTGGTGGCCGGGGCCTCCCGCGGGCTGGCCGCACCGGCTGGCACGCCGCCCGAGGTGATCAGCAAGCTGGAGAAGGCGCTGGCCGAAGTAGTGAACGATCCAGAGTACCAGCAGGCAGCGAAGAAGGCGGAGATGCCGCTGAACTACCTCGATGCCTCGCAGTACCAGACCCTGATTAACGGCATCAATGACGATCTGGCCACCACCTGGAAAGTAACCCCGTGGCGCTAA
- a CDS encoding tripartite tricarboxylate transporter TctB family protein — protein MALSRAAGRRPAEILCAVLWLLIAAYVWQTAASFNPTSASFPRALALLLGLFGLVQLARQFIGGTAAEEGAAPLFARPWRLAFSFLLVFGYLLLMNTIGYIAASLLFGLLVPALAGFGRWRFSLAVVVGTLVFIVLVFHVLLQRPLPAGLIEHWLEAWF, from the coding sequence GTGGCGCTAAGCAGAGCCGCCGGGAGACGCCCGGCCGAAATCCTGTGCGCCGTACTGTGGTTGCTGATCGCGGCCTACGTCTGGCAGACCGCCGCCAGCTTCAATCCCACCAGTGCCAGTTTCCCACGGGCGCTGGCCCTGCTGCTCGGCCTGTTTGGGCTGGTGCAGCTGGCGCGCCAGTTCATCGGCGGCACGGCGGCAGAGGAGGGCGCGGCCCCGCTGTTCGCCCGCCCGTGGCGTCTGGCCTTCAGTTTCCTGCTGGTGTTCGGCTACCTGCTGCTGATGAACACGATTGGCTACATTGCCGCCAGCCTGCTGTTCGGCCTGTTGGTGCCAGCGCTGGCGGGCTTTGGCCGCTGGCGTTTCTCGTTGGCGGTGGTAGTCGGCACGCTGGTGTTTATCGTGCTGGTGTTCCACGTCCTGCTGCAACGCCCGCTGCCTGCGGGCCTGATTGAACACTGGCTGGAGGCATGGTTTTGA
- a CDS encoding tripartite tricarboxylate transporter permease, with translation MVLIDALMSALPGVLAPTNLAAVLLGTVAGLVVGALPGLTVTTGIAVLIPLTFGIDPLFALGMMAGMYNGGSYGGAIPAILLRIPGTPASVATVMDGYALTRQGKAAYALQVAVFSGVVGSVLSAIALILFAPGLAKISLAFGPAEFFWVAVLGLATVTSLLGSDFVKGAISALIGLLIGTIGQDISTGDERFTFGFLELSEGMDLVVLLTALFAFPPVITMMVNASKEGMPGHLLNLRSQGSVLAQWRMFLPVWLRSSVIGIIIGILPGAGGSMSCYLAYNDAKRRDPSPETFGEGNPRGIAASESGNGADNASSMIPALTLGIPGSGVAAVILGGLLVQGLRPGPQLFQDHPDIAYGFMLQMLISALMLAVVGGLTATRIFGQALRLPTVLLAPVIMLFITVGVYAVNNSAFDLWLFFGIGIFAWFIEKLNYPSAPIILGVMLGPIAETQLNLAMTLGGGEVSSLAATPLSWLLIVLSLFVLLTPCWRLVRRAKTA, from the coding sequence ATGGTTTTGATTGATGCACTGATGAGCGCCCTGCCAGGGGTGCTGGCACCTACCAACCTGGCGGCCGTGCTGCTGGGTACGGTAGCCGGGCTGGTGGTGGGCGCCTTGCCCGGCCTGACGGTCACCACCGGCATTGCGGTTCTGATCCCACTGACCTTTGGCATTGACCCGCTGTTCGCCCTCGGCATGATGGCGGGTATGTACAACGGCGGCAGCTACGGCGGGGCGATTCCGGCGATTTTGCTGCGCATTCCCGGTACGCCAGCCTCCGTCGCCACGGTGATGGATGGCTACGCGCTGACCCGCCAAGGGAAGGCGGCCTATGCGTTGCAGGTGGCGGTCTTCTCCGGCGTGGTGGGCAGCGTGCTCTCCGCCATTGCGCTGATCCTGTTTGCGCCGGGGCTGGCGAAAATCAGCCTTGCCTTCGGGCCAGCGGAGTTCTTCTGGGTGGCGGTACTCGGCCTCGCCACCGTGACATCCCTGCTGGGCAGTGACTTTGTCAAAGGCGCGATCTCGGCACTGATTGGGTTGCTGATCGGCACCATTGGGCAGGATATCTCCACCGGCGATGAGCGCTTCACCTTCGGCTTCCTTGAACTGTCAGAGGGGATGGATCTGGTGGTGCTGCTGACGGCGCTGTTCGCCTTCCCGCCGGTGATCACCATGATGGTGAACGCCAGCAAGGAGGGGATGCCCGGCCACCTGTTGAACCTGCGCAGTCAGGGTAGCGTGCTGGCCCAGTGGCGGATGTTCCTGCCGGTTTGGCTGCGCAGCTCCGTGATTGGCATCATCATCGGCATTTTGCCGGGTGCGGGCGGCAGCATGTCTTGCTATCTGGCCTACAACGATGCCAAGCGGCGCGATCCGTCGCCGGAGACTTTCGGTGAGGGCAACCCGCGCGGCATCGCGGCCTCGGAATCGGGCAATGGCGCGGATAACGCCTCCTCCATGATCCCGGCGCTGACGCTGGGCATCCCCGGCTCCGGCGTGGCGGCAGTGATCCTCGGCGGCCTGCTGGTGCAGGGGTTGCGCCCCGGCCCGCAACTGTTCCAGGATCACCCGGACATCGCTTATGGTTTCATGCTCCAGATGCTGATTTCGGCGCTGATGCTGGCGGTAGTGGGCGGACTGACGGCGACGCGCATCTTCGGTCAGGCGCTGCGCCTGCCGACCGTGCTGCTCGCGCCGGTGATCATGCTGTTCATTACCGTGGGGGTCTATGCCGTCAATAACTCGGCCTTTGATCTCTGGCTGTTCTTTGGCATCGGCATCTTTGCGTGGTTTATTGAGAAGCTGAACTACCCCAGCGCGCCGATTATCCTTGGGGTGATGCTCGGCCCGATCGCTGAAACCCAGCTGAATTTGGCGATGACGTTGGGGGGCGGGGAGGTGAGCAGTCTGGCGGCCACGCCGCTCTCCTGGCTGCTGATTGTGCTGTCACTGTTTGTGCTGCTGACGCCCTGCTGGCGGCTGGTGCGGCGCGCCAAAACGGCCTGA